From a single bacterium genomic region:
- a CDS encoding carbohydrate ABC transporter permease, which yields MIPPLGESPAVTLSKRFLLYLTLGLLSILFMLPFVWMIKTSLMTAQQATTAPPEWIPHPFRFDNYVVATKAIPFWLYTRNTLYVAIMNVIGMTLASAFIAWGFAHYRFPGRDKFFAITLATMMVPFPVLMVSQYAIFRDLGWIGTYKPLWVPAFFGHAYNIFLLRQFLLGVPRDLTDVARIDGCGELRIFLQIIIPLIRPALLVVALFSFMYHWNDFMAPLIYLTDEKQFTLALGLQSFQSRLGETAITHLMAATTLMVAPVIALFFLTQKTFIEGISLTGLKG from the coding sequence ATGATTCCGCCTCTTGGTGAAAGCCCAGCCGTTACGTTGTCGAAGCGTTTCCTTCTGTATCTGACGCTGGGCCTGCTCTCTATTCTGTTCATGCTGCCGTTTGTTTGGATGATCAAGACGTCGCTGATGACGGCGCAGCAGGCCACGACTGCTCCCCCGGAGTGGATCCCGCACCCCTTCCGATTCGATAATTATGTCGTTGCGACGAAGGCGATTCCGTTCTGGCTGTACACGCGCAACACGCTCTACGTGGCGATCATGAACGTGATCGGGATGACACTGGCCAGCGCATTCATTGCGTGGGGCTTCGCGCACTACCGCTTTCCCGGACGCGACAAGTTCTTTGCGATCACGCTGGCGACGATGATGGTTCCGTTTCCGGTGCTGATGGTGTCGCAGTACGCAATCTTCCGCGATCTCGGGTGGATTGGAACGTACAAGCCTCTCTGGGTTCCCGCGTTCTTCGGACATGCCTATAACATTTTCCTTCTGCGCCAGTTCCTTCTTGGCGTTCCGCGGGATCTAACGGATGTGGCTCGCATCGATGGGTGCGGAGAGCTGCGCATCTTCCTGCAGATCATCATTCCGCTGATCCGGCCGGCGCTGCTTGTCGTGGCACTGTTCAGCTTCATGTATCACTGGAACGACTTTATGGCGCCGTTGATCTACCTGACGGACGAGAAGCAGTTCACGCTGGCGCTTGGGCTGCAGTCCTTCCAGAGCCGCCTGGGCGAGACGGCGATCACGCACTTGATGGCAGCGACAACGCTGATGGTCGCGCCGGTGATCGCGCTCTTCTTCCTGACGCAGAAGACGTTCATCGAGGGCATTTCGCTCACGGGTCTGAAGGGCTGA